The Desulfovibrio sp. genome has a window encoding:
- the prmC gene encoding peptide chain release factor N(5)-glutamine methyltransferase, giving the protein MTKQPTVRDILLKTETYLRDKQVDSPRLSAQVLLATGLGLDRVGLFLNMDRPLRPTELDLLRPLVARRGAGEPVAYITGEREFFSLAFEVTPDVLIPRPETEMIVEEALRRIPGESDLAFADLGTGSGCLAVTLATHLPTSRGVALDVSKGALAVAERNAVRHGVRDRLEFVEASFSGLPAKSGGYGLIVSNPPYVSEGEYGELSPEVAAHEPVSALVPGTTGLEAYPGIVEVAWRTLAPGGVLILEIGWKQGEAVKGFLESADFGFEAAAVLPDLAGHDRIVLGKKPE; this is encoded by the coding sequence ATGACCAAACAGCCCACTGTCCGGGATATTCTCCTCAAGACTGAAACCTATCTGCGCGACAAGCAAGTCGACTCCCCGCGCCTCTCGGCCCAGGTGCTCCTGGCCACGGGGCTTGGCCTTGACCGCGTGGGACTCTTTCTCAACATGGACCGCCCGCTACGACCTACGGAGCTGGACCTCCTGCGTCCGCTGGTGGCCAGGCGGGGGGCTGGAGAACCCGTGGCCTACATTACCGGCGAACGGGAGTTCTTCAGCCTCGCCTTCGAGGTGACGCCCGACGTTCTCATCCCCAGACCGGAGACCGAGATGATAGTCGAGGAGGCCCTGCGCCGCATTCCGGGGGAGAGCGATCTGGCCTTCGCGGACCTGGGAACCGGCTCCGGTTGTCTGGCCGTGACCTTGGCCACGCATTTGCCCACGTCGCGCGGGGTGGCCCTGGACGTGAGCAAAGGCGCCCTGGCCGTGGCCGAGCGCAACGCCGTTCGTCATGGAGTCCGGGACAGATTGGAATTCGTGGAGGCCTCCTTCTCCGGCCTGCCGGCAAAGTCAGGGGGCTACGGACTCATCGTGTCCAACCCTCCCTACGTGAGCGAAGGCGAATACGGCGAACTCTCGCCCGAGGTGGCTGCGCACGAGCCCGTCTCGGCCTTGGTCCCCGGAACCACGGGCCTGGAGGCCTATCCCGGCATTGTGGAGGTCGCCTGGAGAACCCTCGCTCCGGGCGGAGTGCTCATTCTTGAAATCGGCTGGAAGCAGGGCGAAGCGGTGAAGGGTTTTCTGGAATCCGCGGATTTCGGTTTCGAAGCCGCAGCCGTCCTGCCTGATCTGGCCGGACATGACCGGATTGTGCTTGGGAAAAAGCCGGAGTAG
- a CDS encoding fused MFS/spermidine synthase — protein sequence MLELVVFLCGAVVMVVELAATRVLAPFLGTSTVVWTSVIGVILAALSLGYWWGGRLADRHPSPKALSLVILLAAVFTGLIGFSRSFVVEMIQASGSGLHFSSVQAVVLLFAPPATLLGMVSPFAARIRMTDCSRAGSTVGRLYALSTVGSIVGTFAGGFFLIAFFGSAMILFLMASVLALASILCHVGKWPLKAALAGVFVALYLVAAADARSLAASGVIDVDTPYQRVLVYPSRDFTSGRAMRALSTGPEGVQGGVYPDEPNALALNYTRYLPMASHFSPDMRRVLVLGGGAYAFPKYVLSKHPSATLDVVEIDPGITALAKAHFFLPDDARQRIIHEDARTFLNANSSRYDVIVEDVFNSAASIPFHLATVETVRKIADALKDDGVLIVNTIAALEGPKSRLYKSFFATYASVFPQVHAVRAWGSSAETDLQNILLVCFKSSAPRQWTSPDESMQTKLDRRIPAPDLAGALVLTDDFAPVERYLTGW from the coding sequence ATGCTGGAACTCGTGGTCTTTTTGTGCGGCGCCGTGGTCATGGTGGTCGAACTGGCTGCCACGCGGGTGCTGGCCCCCTTTCTCGGAACATCCACCGTGGTCTGGACCAGCGTCATCGGCGTCATCCTGGCGGCCCTGTCCCTGGGGTACTGGTGGGGCGGGCGCCTGGCGGACAGGCATCCTTCGCCAAAAGCCCTGTCTCTGGTCATTCTCCTGGCCGCCGTGTTCACCGGCCTGATCGGCTTTTCCCGTTCATTCGTGGTGGAGATGATCCAGGCGTCCGGCAGCGGCCTTCATTTCAGCTCCGTTCAGGCCGTGGTGCTGCTGTTCGCCCCTCCGGCCACGCTTCTGGGCATGGTGTCGCCTTTCGCGGCCAGAATCCGCATGACGGACTGCTCCCGGGCTGGCAGTACGGTGGGCAGGCTCTACGCCCTGTCCACGGTGGGCAGCATCGTGGGCACCTTTGCCGGGGGGTTCTTCCTGATAGCCTTCTTCGGCAGCGCCATGATCCTTTTTCTCATGGCCTCGGTGCTGGCTCTGGCCTCCATTCTGTGCCACGTGGGCAAATGGCCCCTCAAGGCCGCCCTGGCCGGGGTGTTCGTGGCCTTGTACCTGGTGGCGGCGGCGGACGCGCGTTCCCTGGCCGCTTCCGGCGTCATCGATGTGGACACCCCTTACCAGAGGGTGCTGGTCTATCCCTCGCGCGATTTTACCTCCGGCCGGGCCATGCGGGCCTTGAGCACTGGGCCCGAGGGCGTGCAGGGGGGCGTCTATCCGGACGAGCCCAATGCCCTGGCCTTAAACTACACCCGCTACCTGCCCATGGCCTCCCATTTTTCTCCGGACATGCGCCGGGTGCTGGTGCTTGGCGGCGGCGCGTACGCCTTTCCAAAGTATGTGCTTTCAAAACATCCGTCGGCCACGCTCGACGTGGTGGAGATCGACCCCGGCATCACCGCCCTGGCCAAAGCCCATTTCTTCCTGCCGGACGACGCGCGCCAGCGCATCATTCATGAAGACGCCCGGACGTTTTTGAACGCCAATTCGAGCCGCTACGACGTGATCGTGGAGGACGTGTTCAATTCGGCGGCCTCCATTCCCTTTCATCTGGCCACGGTGGAGACCGTCAGGAAGATCGCGGACGCCCTGAAAGACGACGGCGTGCTCATCGTGAACACCATCGCCGCTCTTGAAGGGCCGAAATCCAGGCTTTACAAATCCTTCTTCGCCACCTACGCGTCCGTGTTCCCGCAGGTCCACGCCGTGCGGGCCTGGGGATCGAGCGCCGAAACCGATTTGCAGAACATCCTGCTTGTCTGTTTCAAGTCCTCCGCGCCCAGGCAGTGGACCAGCCCGGATGAATCCATGCAGACGAAACTGGACAGGCGCATACCGGCCCCCGACCTGGCCGGGG